From a region of the Phaseolus vulgaris cultivar G19833 chromosome 6, P. vulgaris v2.0, whole genome shotgun sequence genome:
- the LOC137831096 gene encoding serine--glyoxylate aminotransferase, producing MDYFNAPGRNHLFVPGPVNIPDQIIRAMNRNNEDYRSPAIPALTKTLLEDVKKIFKTTTGIPFLIPTTGTGAWESALTNTLSPGDRIVSFLIGQFSLLWIDQQQRLKFNVDVVESDWGQGAKLDVLESKIASDTAHTIKAICIVHNETATGVTNNLAKVRQILDSYKHPALLIVDGVSSICALDFRMDEWGVDVAITGSQKALSLPTGIGIVVAGPRAIEASKTAKSLRVFFDWKDYLKFYQLGTYWPYTPSIHLLYGLRAALDLVFEEGLENVIARHNRLGTATRLAVEAWGLKNCTQKEEWHSDTVTAVIVPSYIDSAEIVRRAWKRYNLSLGLGLNKVAGKVFRIGHLGYLNELQLLGCLAGVEMILQDVGYPVKLGSGVAAASAYFKNTIPLIPSRI from the exons ATGGACTATTTCAATGCACCAGGAAGAAACCATCTCTTTGTTCCAGGGCCAGTTAACATCCCAGACCAGATCATTCGGGCCATGAACAGAAACAATGAGGACTACCGTTCTCCAGCTATTCCAGCTCTCACAAAAACTCTGCTTGAGGATGTCAAGAAGATTTTCAAGACCACTACTGGAATCCCATTTCTCATCCCCACAACTG GTACTGGTGCTTGGGAGAGTGCTCTCACAAACACACTGTCTCCTGGGGATAGAATTGTATCTTTCCTGATTGGCCAATTCAGCTTGCTTTGGATTGATCAGCAGCAACGTCTGAAGTTCAATGTTGATGTTGTGGAAAGTGATTGGGGTCAGGGTGCTAAGCTTGATGTTCTGGAATCAAAGATTGCTTCAGATACTGCACACACTATAAAGGCTATTTGCATTGTTCACAATGAGACAGCAACTGGTGTTACCAATAACTTGGCAAAAGTGAGACAAATTCTGG ATTCCTACAAGCATCCAGCCCTCCTTATTGTGGATGGAGTGTCTTCCATTTGTGCTCTTGATTTCCGCATGGATGAATGGGGAGTAGATGTGGCCATAACTGGCTCTCAGAAGGCCCTTTCCCTTCCCACTGGGATAGGTATTGTGGTTGCAGGCCCTAGAGCTATTGAGGCCTCAAAAACTGCTAAATCACTTAGAGTTTTCTTTGACTGGAAAGACTACCTGAAATTCTACCAGTTAGGAACCTATTGGCCATACACTCCTTCCATACATTTGCTGTATGGTCTGAGGGCTGCTCTTGATCTGGTTTTTGAAGAAGGACTTGAGAATGTGATTGCAAGGCACAATCGTTTAGGCACAGCAACCAG ACTTGCTGTAGAGGCATGGGGTTTGAAGAATTGCACCCAGAAGGAAGAGTGGCACAGTGACACAGTGACTGCTGTTATTGTTCCTTCTTACATTGATAGTGCTGAAATAGTTAGAAGGGCATGGAAAAGATACAATTTGAGCTTAGGTCTTGGACTGAACAAAGTTGCTGGGAAGGTTTTCAGAATTGGACATCTTGGCTACTTGAATGAG TTGCAACTCTTGGGATGTCTAGCTGGTGTGGAGATGATACTGCAAGATGTGGGTTACCCTGTAAAGCTTGGAAGTGGAGTTGCTGCTGCCAGTGCATACTTTAAGAACACTATTCCTCTCATTCCTTCCAGGATTTGA